AGACCATGTCTAAAAACCCACTTCGCGCCCTCGCGCTGCTGTCGTTGAGCCTCGCGTTCGGCGCAGCCCATGCGCAGGATGACCAGGCATACGAGTCCGACCCGCCGGACCGCGCCGCCCGGCTCAGTTACCTGCAGGGCGAAGTATCGCTGCAGCCTGCCGGCGAGGACGAATGGGCGGATGCCATCGTCAACCGCCCGCTCACGACCGGCGACAAACTGTGGCTCGATGAAGGCGCGCGCGCCGAAATCTATGTCGGCCAGGCCGCGGTCCGGCTCGGCAGCAACACCGGTTTCTCCTTCCTCAACGTCGACGATGACACCATCCAGATGCGCATGACCGCGGGCGTCATCGACGTGAACGTGCACGCGCTCGAAGGCAACGAGCAGATCGAAGTCGACACGCCGAACATCGCGCTGTCGATCCTGCGCCCGGGCCGATATCGCGTCGAAGTGAACGACGCGGGCGATACCACGGTGGTCAAGGTCAGTGAAGGTACCGCCGAAGCCAGCGCCGGGTCGCACAGCACGGTCGTGCATGCCCAACAGGCCGCCACGTTCCGCGGCGACGAGGATCTGGTTGCGCAGTTGGGAACACTGGGTGCGCCGGACGAATTCGATTCGTGGAGCCTCGAACGCGACCGGCGCGACGAACGCGCGGCGACGTCGGAGACGGCACGTTACGTCGCGCCCGACGTCACGGGTTACCAGGATCTCGACGACAACGGCACCTGGGCTTCGGAACCCGAGTACGGTTACGTGTGGACGCCCTCGCGTGTGTCCGTGGGCTGGTCGCCGTATCGCGATGGCCGCTGGGTGTGGGTCGCACCCTGGGGCTGGACCTGGATCGATGACATGCCCTGGGGCTACGCGCCGTTCCACTACGGTAGATGGGCGCATGTACGTGAGCGGTGGTGCTGGGTACCCGGGCCGCGCCACGTGCGCGCGGTGTACGCACCGGCGCTGGTCGGCTGGGTCGGTTCGCCCGGCGTCGGCGTGTCGGTCGCCATCGGCAACCGGATCGGTTGGTTCCCGCTCGGGCCGCGCGAAGTGTATGTGCCGGGACGCCGCTTCAGTCACCGGTATGTCGAGCGCGTGAACGTGCACAACACGGTGATCGTCAACCGGACGTACGTGACCAACGTGTACGACAACCGCGAGCGGAACATGACGTATCGCAACCGCGCAGTGCCGGGCGCGGTGACGGCCGTGCCGCGCGCGACGTTCACCTCGGCGGAGCGCGTGGGCAATCACCGCATACGCATCGACGAACGCGAGATCAGCCGCACGCCGGCCACCGCGCTGGCGCCGCAGATCGCGCCGGGGCGCGAGAGCCGCCTGGGCGCCGCCGTGGGAACCCGCATGAATGGACGCGTGCCGCCGCGCAACGTCGAAAACCGGCAGGTGGTCGTGAAGCGCGCCCCGCCGCCGGCCTCCGCGCGTTTCACGCGCGGCGATGGCACTAACAATGTGCCGCGCGAGCAGCCCGTTCGGGAGCAGCGCGCACGGGAAATCAATCAGGAAAATGGTTCCGATCGCGGACGGGTTTTCGACGATCGCAACACGCGCGATACCCGTGCGTGGCGCAGCGATCGACCCGCTCGATCGCAGCCCAACACGCAGCCGGCCACGCAAACGCGCGCGGATCGGCAGCCGCAGCAGGATCAGCCGCCCGTGGCAGTGTCACGGCCCGCACCGCAGACGACGCCCCCACGCGATTGGCCGCAGCGCACGCAGGAGCAGCGCCAGCGCCCTGAACCGCAGGAGCGCGGCCAGGCCGATCTGCAGCGACGCCAGCAGTACGAGCAACAGCGCGACCAGCAGCGGCAAAGCCAGGAGATTGCACGCGCCGCGCGCCAGGCGGAGACGCGTCAAACGGAAAGACGCGTCGAAAGGCAGCCCGTCGAAAGACCGCCTGTCGAACAGCGCACGCGCGAAGTCGAACGCCCGCGCGTGGAACGTCCGCCCGAGCGGCAGGAGCGGCAGCAGCCCGCCCAGCCCCGTCAGCAGCCGACCGAGCGAAACCAGCCACGCGAGTGGCGCGGGAACGATCGGAAAAAATAAGCTCGCGGCGCGATCAGATCGATTGACGATCGAACCAGCGCAGCGACATGCATGAAAGACCTGCATCGATCTTCGCGACTTCGGTAACCGGCAGGGCCACGACGTTCAGGCCATGCTGCGCGAGCATCTCGAAGATGCGCGGGCATCCAGCCCTGACGAATACGGTGTCATTGATCCGCAGCGCGTTGCACGCGTGACGCTCCTCCGCGGGCGCCACCAGCACGCGGAAACCTGCTAACAACCCGGAGTCCGCCAGCTCCTGGGTAGCAAGGATCGTTTCCTCGTCCACCAAGGCGCAATCGGTCTTGAGGTGCAGGGTTCCAGGTGGAACATCGACAACCTCGCCCTTGAGATCGATGGCATTCAGCAGGAGTTTCAGCGCGGCGGCGCCGGTCCGGTCGGTGCGGGCGGACAGACCGATGAAGACGCGGCGCGGCGTCACGAGAATGTCCCCGCCGTCGGCAAATCCCGCATCCAGTTTCAGCACGGTCGGGAATCGTGCGTGTAGTTCCGATGCAAGCTCGTTTGCTTCAGCCATCCGGGTGGGTGCCCCGGGTCGCAGCAATATCGCCACTTGCGGAAAGACCAGCGCGGGATCCTCGACGAAGATCGAATCCGGAAACTCCTCCAGCGGCGCGAGCGTGGTCACCTGGACGCCGGCCGACTCCAACGCGGCGACGTACGCTTGGTGCTCGACGACGACCGCTTCGAAAACCGGCGCCGGTCCCGCGTGGGCGCGCAGGCCGTTGACGACGCTTCTTCCGGGCATGCGCACGAGCGCCGAATTGAAATCGAAGACTCTCAACGGGACTCCGGAATCGTCACACCGACTACGACAGCGACACGATCGGACGGCCAACGTCCGTCGATCTCATCATCTGCTCGCAATGTTCCACGTTCGCTTCGGTTCATCGCGCCACAGGTCATCGAATCTCCTGGGAGGCGGCTAGCGCTCGCATGGCATCGATCTTCTCCGTCGCGAGCTTCACGGCAACATCGAGCGCCTGGTTTGCATCCGCCTTCACATCCGGCTCGACCCCGGCGCCCTCCCAGTCGGTCCTGGTGATGGGGCGTCCGCTCGGCACCCTCATCATGAAGTGATCGTCGATGCCAACAGATTCCACGGTATGAGCTCCACCAAGGGTTGTCTCTCCGACCAACGTAGCCCGCTTCAGGTTTCTGAGAACGTTCGCAAGATACTCCGCGGCCGAGAAGGTCTGCTTCGATGTGAGCACGAACACGGGCTTGGCAACGAATTTTCTGCCCGGCACGTCGGACGACGTCCACATCTCCTTGGTGGCGCTCTCCGTGCGACTGAACAAGTCGTCCAGATGCGTGCGTCCGGCGAATAGATAGCTGGCGATATACTCGACCATCCCACCGCCTCCGCCGCGGTTGTCACGCAAGTCGACGATGAGGGCGTCGCTATCGGCCACGAAATTCATGGCCGCGCTCGCCGTCGGCGCACAGACCTTCGTATCGGCGAACATGTTCAACTTCACGTAGCCAATGTTCGGCGGCAGGTGCTCCACCTTCTCGAATCCGCAGTTCATCGAAGCAAGCCACTGCGCCTCCCTTTCGGAGCGCATTGCTGGCGACTCCTCGGGTCTGACGAAATAGCTGAAGCGAACCTCAACGTGTTTGTCTCTGCTGACGCCCTGCAAGTTCTCGGTAAGTTTTCTTGCCAGGTCTTCGCCATAGATCACCGCGCGAAAATCGCCGCGTGCGTTGCCCTTTCGAACTGCCGCAGCCATCTTCTTTCCAATGTCCGGATAGACGTAGGAACTATCGAATGACTCGGCCACGCGTTCGACCAGTTTGGAGCGCGCTGCCCCGTCGAGAATGGTCACCTCGACCTTTGCGCCTGGCGGGATGCGCCATGACCCCAGCGCAACGACTGAATGGGGATCGGCCGCATCGACCGTCACCCTGCCGATTTCTTCGACGGCGTTGGCTCTCGCCTTCACGTGGAAGAAGACATTTGTTTTGTCGCTCGAATAGATTTCGAGCAGCTCATAGCCGCCGACCTCCTCTCTCCATCCGAGGTAGTCGTCCGGATTCTTCCGAGGCATATACGCCCTGGTGAAGGACTCGAGACGCGCGCGGTCGCCACTGTTGAAGGCCTCAAGCCATGCGTTGAACGCACGGCCAGGCGGTGTATTGGGAACCGATACGTCGGCGAGAGAAAAAGCCGGAAACACGGCTAGCAAGGCTACGAGAAGTGTACGACTCGACATGGCGTCTCTCGTGCTTGTGCGATGCCTGGATGGTACTGGCATCATCACCTCGCGAATACGGGGTTCCACAGGAGTCAGTCATGCGAACGGGTATCAATTTGTCGTGGCGAACCGTGCAGGTCGGAGTCATCGCCGCGTTCGCCTTTGCCGGCGAAGTCTTTGCCCAGCAACAACCCCACCCGCGCGACTACCACACGGGCAACATCGGTCTGGGTCTGCCGGTAGCGCCTGCCGCACCGGCGACGGATGGCACGACGCCGCCGAGCACGTTTGCGCCAGCTACCAGCAACGTGCGCATGTTTGGCGCGCTCTACTCCGTCGAGAGCTGTGTCTATGACCCTGGCCGCGGCGTGATCGTCGCGGCGTCACGCGGCGTGGGCCAGTCAGTGCGCGCGAACGACGCCTGGATCGCGTTCATCAATCATGATGGCAGCGTGAATACGCCGCGCTGGATAGGTATCCAGAACTCTGGCGCGGAGCGCGACAACATGACGCCGCCGCTGGTGCTCAACGAGCCGTTTGGCAGCTTCCTTCACAAGGGCGTGCTGTACCTCGCCGATCGCGATGGTGGCACGCCAGACCCCGCCCATCCCGGCCAGAACATTCCCAGTGTCGCGGTGCTGCGCACGTTCGATCTGGCAACAGGACGTCCGCTCCAGTCGATGCCAGTACCAGGATCGCCCTGGCTGAACGACATCGGCGTCGCAGCAGATGGCACCGTCTATGCCACCAACAGCGGCAACCCCGACGATTCAAAATCCTGGGCCATATGGAAGGTGGCGCCGAACGGTGAGGCATCTGTGTTCGTGCAAGGCGCGCCACTCAACCTTCCCAACGGAATCGAGGTGGACCGCGACGGCAATATCGTCGTGGTCAATATCGGCAACACCGACGTGATCACCTTCGCGCCGGATGGACGGGTCATCCGGACGGAACAGGCCGCGCAATCCGGCAATGACGGACTCGTGATCATGCCCGACGGCGTCAAATTCATATCGAGCGTGAGACTGGGCGGCATCTCGATGATTGCACCGGGTGCACGCGCCAGGCTGATCGCCGAGAACATCCCGAGTGCCGCCTCCATGTGTTACGACCCCAGCTTCAATCAGCTCGTCATTCCCATGAACGCCAACAACGGCCTCGCCTTTGTTTCGCTCAAGGGCATCTGGTCTGCCAATCGATCGTCAAAATGAAACGCGCGGCAGTCATACAACATCTCGCCTTCGAGGATCTGGGCACGCTGGCGCCCGCGCTCACGCAGGCGGGTTTTCAGATCGACTATCTACAGGCCGGCGTGGATTCCTTCGATGGTCACTTGTCGACCGCAGAACTGCTGATCGTCCTCGGTGGCCCGATCGGCGTCTACGAGACGGACGCGTACCCCTGGCTCGCCGACGAAACCGGGCTGATTCGCCAGCGCATTCATGCCGGCGGGGCGACGTTGGGAATTTGCCTCGGTGCCCAGCTCATCGCTGCGGCGCTCGGTGGTGAGGTTCGCCCGGGCACGAACGGGAAAGAGATCGGTTGGTCCTCGCTCGAACCCGTCACGCAGCCTGCGGCATCGCAAAAACTCGGCGCGCTGTTGGCCCCGGAGCTGCGCGTACTGCACTGGCACGGCGACACCTTTTCCTTGCCCGCCGGCGCCACGCACCTTGCTCGAAGCGCGCAGTATGAGAACCAGGCGTTTTCATTTTCAGATCACGTGCTCGCGCTGCAATTCCATCCCGAAGTGCGCGTCGCGCAACTCGAGCGCTGGTACATCGGGCACAGCTGCGAGCTCGGGGCGGCGCGGGTTTCCATCCCGCAGCTGCGCGCGGATGGCGCGAAGTACGGCCCGTCTCTCGAATCGGCCGCGGCCGGCTTCTGGCGCGACTATCTCGCCGGCCTGCGCTAACCGCGCAGCGCTTCCTGAATTCCCTTCACACGTCCCGGATCGCGCGTGGCATACCCCGGCAATTTTTCGATGGCGTCGTGGAACTCCTCGCCGCGCATGATGGCCAGCACCTTCTGCACGGCTTCATTCTCGAGGATCTGCTTGCGGCAGACGAAGAAGTAGTCCTCCGTCGCGAGCCGCACGAAGTCGAGCTCGAACTGACGCGCCGCGGCTTCCACGCCGAAACAGACGTCGGCCATGCCGCTGGCCACGTAGGCCGCCACCGCCGCGTGTGTGAACTCCACTCGTTCGTAGCCGTCGAGACGGGTACCGTCCAGGCGCTGCTGCTGCAGTAGTTGGTCGAACAACAGGCGCGTGCCGGAATCCGGATCACGATTGACGAAGCGCACGCCGGGCTGGAGCAGCTTCTCGAGCGACGTGATACGCAGCGGATTGTCGCGCTTCACCATCAGGCCCATCTCGCGCGTGACGAAACCGATCGCACGATGCTCCGTGGCGTTGAGCCACGGCCGCACCGCGGAGATGACTTTCTTGCGCAACGCGCCCTGGGGTAGATGGACGCCCGCCAGCTCGCAACCCGCATGCGCCAGCGACACCAGTGAATTCTGGTTGGTCACGTAACGCAGGTCGACGCCGATGCGCGGATCGCGGCCGATGAGATCGCGCAGCACGGACACCGCGAAGCCATGGCTCGCATGTACGCGCAGGATCTTGGTGCGCTGGGGCAAGGTGTCGTTGATCTCGGTCTCGAGCTCCTGAGCGAGGTTCTGCAACTGCGGCCGCAGCCGCGCCTGCAGCCGCTGCCCCGCCCACACCAGCTTCTCGCCGAGGGGCGTGAGACGCGTGCCGCGTCCTTGCTCGCGTTCCACCAGAGGCGCGCCGAAGAACGTCGCCCACTTCTCGATGAGATTCCAGCTGTGGCGATACGAGATCTGCGCATGGCTGGCCGCCCGCGTGATCTTGCCGCTGGCGCGGATTTCCTTGAGGAATTCCAGCATCACCAGCATCGACTGCCCGTTGTCCTCGCGGCGAAAGCGCCAGACAGGGTCGATCTCGATTCGAATCACGCGGGTCTCCAGATATGAACTCGGCTGCCGGTCTTGGTCCGGCCTTTCGTGCACCGCCGTTCATAGCTGCGGTACGTAGCAGTGGCAACGCGCCTCATATTCCTAACAGCGCGCCTTCGCGTCTAGCCTGTCACTGCAATCGCGTTCACCAATCCGCGCCGCAGACATATGTCCTGCGGTGCATATCTGGAGTGATTCATGGCCGCCCGACCGTCCGACATCCGACAGGATCTGCTCATCGGCGGACGCTGGCTGCCCGCGCAATCGGGCCGTTACTTCGATACGGTGGATCCGGCCAACGAGCAGGTCATCACCCAGGTCGCCGAGGCCGACGCGGCCGATGTCGACGCTGCCGTGAAGGCCGCGCGCGCCGCATTCGAAGGCCCGTGGAGCGAGATGCGCGCCGCGGATCGCGGGCACCTGCTGCTCAAGCTCGCGGAACTCATTCGCCAGAACCAGGATTCGCTGGCGGAGCTCGAGAGTCTCGACTCCGGAAAACCGGTTTCCGCAGTGAAACGCCAGGACCTGCCCGCGGTGCTCGACACGATCGCGTACTACGCCGGCTGGGCCGACAAGATCAACGGCCAGGTGGTGCCTGCGCGCCCGGACGCGCTCACGTACACCGTGCGCGAGCCGCTCGGCGTCGTCGGCGCGATCATTCCCTGGAATTTCCCGCTGATGATCGGAATGTGGAAGATCGCACCGGCACTGGCCTGCGGCTGCACGGTGGTGCTCAAGCCCGCCGAGCTCACTTCACTGACCGCGCTCAAGATCGGCGAGCTCGCGCTGGCGGCGGGATTTCCGCCCGGCGTGTTGAATGTGGTCCCGGGATTCGGCAAAACCGCGGGCGCGGCGCTCGTCGAGCATCCCGACGTCGACAAGATCACCTTCACCGGCTCGCCGGTAGTTGGGCGCCAGATCCTGCGCGGCGCGGCCGGCAACCTGAAGCGCGTGACGCTCGAGCTCGGTGGCAAGTCCGCGAACATCATCCTGCCCGACGCCGATCTCGACGCGGCCGTGAAGGCAGCGGGTGCCGGGATCTTCTTCAACACGGGCCAGGTGTGCTCGGCCGGCTCGCGCATCCTTGCGCACAAGGACGTGTACGACGAAGTCGTCGAGCGGCTGGTGGCACGGGCCAAGGCCGTGCGCGTCGGCGATCCGCGCGATGCGGCCACGTCGATGGGTCCGCTCGTGTCGCAGACGCAGATGACGCGCGTGCTCGACTACATCGAAGTCGGCAAACGTGAAGGCGCGCAAATCGCGACCGGCGGCGCGCGCCACGGCGACAAGGGTTATTTCGTCAGCCCCACGGTGTTCGCCGGCGTGGAACACGACATGCGCATCTCGCAGGAAGAGATCTTCGGGCCGGTCGCCGCCGTCATCCGCTTCGACGACGACGACCAGGCGATCCGTCTCGCCAACGGGACTAACTACGGCCTCGCGGCCGGCGTGTGGAGCAAGGACGTCACGCGGATCCATCGCTTCGTGCGGCGCCTCAAGGCCGGCACCGTCTGGGCGAACACCTATGGGCCCACCGACGTGCGGCTGCCGTGGGGAGGCGCGCGGGATTCCGGCTACGGGCGCGAACACGGCGATGCCGCCATCGACAATTTCACCGAACCCAAAGTTGTCTGGATCAACACCGGACGCTGACCAGGACAACCCATGCGTATCGCGATCATTGGACAACAGGCATTCGGCAAGAGCGTGCTCGAAGCGTTTGCCGCACGCGGCGATCAGATCGTCGGGGTGTTCTGCGCGCCGGAGAAAGCCGGCGCCAGGGCCGATCCATTGCGGCAGGCGGCGCAGGCACTCGGCTTGCCCGTGTTCCAGTTCCCCTCGCTGAAGAACCTGGACGCAGAACATGCACTGCGCAGTCTGGACGCGGACATCGCGGTCATGGCTTATGTGCTGCAGTTCGCTCCGCAGTCCTTCGTGAACATCCCGCGTCACGGCACGATCCAGTATCACCCGTCGTTATTGCCGGCGCATCGTGGCCCGAGCTCCATCAACTGGCCGTTGATCCAGGGCAAGACGCACACCGGGCTCACCATTTTCCGTCCGACCGACGGACTGGACGAGGGACCCGTCATCCTGCAGAAAATCGTGGAGATCGGGGCCGACGACACGCTGGGCAGCGTGTACTTCGATCGCCTGTTTCCCCAGGGAATCGCCGCGATGCTCGAGGCGGCGGATCTGGTCGTAGCCGGCAAACACACCGAGATTGCGCAGGATGAGGCGCTCGCCAGCTACGAAGGCTGGTGCAAGGACGCGGAAGCGCAGATCAACTGGCACGCGCCGACCGCTGCTATCTACAACCTCATCCGCGGTTGCAATCCTTCACCGGGCGCATGGACCACCGCGCACGGCATGAGAGTCCGCATCCTCGATTCGCAGCGGCATGTCGCGCGGCGCTTCGCCGATGTCGGCGGGAAACCCGGCGAGATCATTGCGATCGGCGATAGCAGCATCCAGGTGGCCGCGCAGGGCGGAAGCATAGAAATCCGGAAGGTGAAGATCGACGGCGGGGATAAATCCACTGCGGCCGCGTTCTGCCACGCGAATGGTTTGGTTGCCGGTGACCGGCTCGGGATCGTCGGCATTCCGGTCAGGAAAGAACCGGCCAAAACAATTCAACACGCAA
This sequence is a window from Pseudomonadota bacterium. Protein-coding genes within it:
- a CDS encoding DUF6600 domain-containing protein, whose translation is MSKNPLRALALLSLSLAFGAAHAQDDQAYESDPPDRAARLSYLQGEVSLQPAGEDEWADAIVNRPLTTGDKLWLDEGARAEIYVGQAAVRLGSNTGFSFLNVDDDTIQMRMTAGVIDVNVHALEGNEQIEVDTPNIALSILRPGRYRVEVNDAGDTTVVKVSEGTAEASAGSHSTVVHAQQAATFRGDEDLVAQLGTLGAPDEFDSWSLERDRRDERAATSETARYVAPDVTGYQDLDDNGTWASEPEYGYVWTPSRVSVGWSPYRDGRWVWVAPWGWTWIDDMPWGYAPFHYGRWAHVRERWCWVPGPRHVRAVYAPALVGWVGSPGVGVSVAIGNRIGWFPLGPREVYVPGRRFSHRYVERVNVHNTVIVNRTYVTNVYDNRERNMTYRNRAVPGAVTAVPRATFTSAERVGNHRIRIDEREISRTPATALAPQIAPGRESRLGAAVGTRMNGRVPPRNVENRQVVVKRAPPPASARFTRGDGTNNVPREQPVREQRAREINQENGSDRGRVFDDRNTRDTRAWRSDRPARSQPNTQPATQTRADRQPQQDQPPVAVSRPAPQTTPPRDWPQRTQEQRQRPEPQERGQADLQRRQQYEQQRDQQRQSQEIARAARQAETRQTERRVERQPVERPPVEQRTREVERPRVERPPERQERQQPAQPRQQPTERNQPREWRGNDRKK
- a CDS encoding dimethylarginine dimethylaminohydrolase gives rise to the protein MPGRSVVNGLRAHAGPAPVFEAVVVEHQAYVAALESAGVQVTTLAPLEEFPDSIFVEDPALVFPQVAILLRPGAPTRMAEANELASELHARFPTVLKLDAGFADGGDILVTPRRVFIGLSARTDRTGAAALKLLLNAIDLKGEVVDVPPGTLHLKTDCALVDEETILATQELADSGLLAGFRVLVAPAEERHACNALRINDTVFVRAGCPRIFEMLAQHGLNVVALPVTEVAKIDAGLSCMSLRWFDRQSI
- a CDS encoding S41 family peptidase, whose product is MSSRTLLVALLAVFPAFSLADVSVPNTPPGRAFNAWLEAFNSGDRARLESFTRAYMPRKNPDDYLGWREEVGGYELLEIYSSDKTNVFFHVKARANAVEEIGRVTVDAADPHSVVALGSWRIPPGAKVEVTILDGAARSKLVERVAESFDSSYVYPDIGKKMAAAVRKGNARGDFRAVIYGEDLARKLTENLQGVSRDKHVEVRFSYFVRPEESPAMRSEREAQWLASMNCGFEKVEHLPPNIGYVKLNMFADTKVCAPTASAAMNFVADSDALIVDLRDNRGGGGGMVEYIASYLFAGRTHLDDLFSRTESATKEMWTSSDVPGRKFVAKPVFVLTSKQTFSAAEYLANVLRNLKRATLVGETTLGGAHTVESVGIDDHFMMRVPSGRPITRTDWEGAGVEPDVKADANQALDVAVKLATEKIDAMRALAASQEIR
- a CDS encoding gluconolaconase, with amino-acid sequence MYDSTWRLSCLCDAWMVLASSPREYGVPQESVMRTGINLSWRTVQVGVIAAFAFAGEVFAQQQPHPRDYHTGNIGLGLPVAPAAPATDGTTPPSTFAPATSNVRMFGALYSVESCVYDPGRGVIVAASRGVGQSVRANDAWIAFINHDGSVNTPRWIGIQNSGAERDNMTPPLVLNEPFGSFLHKGVLYLADRDGGTPDPAHPGQNIPSVAVLRTFDLATGRPLQSMPVPGSPWLNDIGVAADGTVYATNSGNPDDSKSWAIWKVAPNGEASVFVQGAPLNLPNGIEVDRDGNIVVVNIGNTDVITFAPDGRVIRTEQAAQSGNDGLVIMPDGVKFISSVRLGGISMIAPGARARLIAENIPSAASMCYDPSFNQLVIPMNANNGLAFVSLKGIWSANRSSK
- a CDS encoding glutamine amidotransferase; this translates as MKRAAVIQHLAFEDLGTLAPALTQAGFQIDYLQAGVDSFDGHLSTAELLIVLGGPIGVYETDAYPWLADETGLIRQRIHAGGATLGICLGAQLIAAALGGEVRPGTNGKEIGWSSLEPVTQPAASQKLGALLAPELRVLHWHGDTFSLPAGATHLARSAQYENQAFSFSDHVLALQFHPEVRVAQLERWYIGHSCELGAARVSIPQLRADGAKYGPSLESAAAGFWRDYLAGLR
- a CDS encoding substrate-binding domain-containing protein, with amino-acid sequence MIRIEIDPVWRFRREDNGQSMLVMLEFLKEIRASGKITRAASHAQISYRHSWNLIEKWATFFGAPLVEREQGRGTRLTPLGEKLVWAGQRLQARLRPQLQNLAQELETEINDTLPQRTKILRVHASHGFAVSVLRDLIGRDPRIGVDLRYVTNQNSLVSLAHAGCELAGVHLPQGALRKKVISAVRPWLNATEHRAIGFVTREMGLMVKRDNPLRITSLEKLLQPGVRFVNRDPDSGTRLLFDQLLQQQRLDGTRLDGYERVEFTHAAVAAYVASGMADVCFGVEAAARQFELDFVRLATEDYFFVCRKQILENEAVQKVLAIMRGEEFHDAIEKLPGYATRDPGRVKGIQEALRG
- a CDS encoding aldehyde dehydrogenase family protein yields the protein MAARPSDIRQDLLIGGRWLPAQSGRYFDTVDPANEQVITQVAEADAADVDAAVKAARAAFEGPWSEMRAADRGHLLLKLAELIRQNQDSLAELESLDSGKPVSAVKRQDLPAVLDTIAYYAGWADKINGQVVPARPDALTYTVREPLGVVGAIIPWNFPLMIGMWKIAPALACGCTVVLKPAELTSLTALKIGELALAAGFPPGVLNVVPGFGKTAGAALVEHPDVDKITFTGSPVVGRQILRGAAGNLKRVTLELGGKSANIILPDADLDAAVKAAGAGIFFNTGQVCSAGSRILAHKDVYDEVVERLVARAKAVRVGDPRDAATSMGPLVSQTQMTRVLDYIEVGKREGAQIATGGARHGDKGYFVSPTVFAGVEHDMRISQEEIFGPVAAVIRFDDDDQAIRLANGTNYGLAAGVWSKDVTRIHRFVRRLKAGTVWANTYGPTDVRLPWGGARDSGYGREHGDAAIDNFTEPKVVWINTGR
- a CDS encoding methionyl-tRNA formyltransferase codes for the protein MRIAIIGQQAFGKSVLEAFAARGDQIVGVFCAPEKAGARADPLRQAAQALGLPVFQFPSLKNLDAEHALRSLDADIAVMAYVLQFAPQSFVNIPRHGTIQYHPSLLPAHRGPSSINWPLIQGKTHTGLTIFRPTDGLDEGPVILQKIVEIGADDTLGSVYFDRLFPQGIAAMLEAADLVVAGKHTEIAQDEALASYEGWCKDAEAQINWHAPTAAIYNLIRGCNPSPGAWTTAHGMRVRILDSQRHVARRFADVGGKPGEIIAIGDSSIQVAAQGGSIEIRKVKIDGGDKSTAAAFCHANGLVAGDRLGIVGIPVRKEPAKTIQHATAD